Proteins from one Microcaecilia unicolor chromosome 2, aMicUni1.1, whole genome shotgun sequence genomic window:
- the LOC115461893 gene encoding uncharacterized protein LOC115461893: MACKTTVRGSNGQKLYDQPAIRDQWKEYTEELYEGEQQIHLIEKDETLELEPNILKKEVMWAMKQLANRNPPGIDGIPTELLKPIPVAALTTLCQCIWNTCERPKEWKRSVFISTPKKGETKDCTNYHTIALIPHACRKIIQQRLSITIDRELSDVKAGFRKGRSSHDHIANLRWIMEKAREYQKNLYMCFIDYSKAFDVLEHNKLWICLKEMGTPPHLIELIRSLYQDQEVTV; the protein is encoded by the coding sequence ATGGCCTGCAAGACAACAGTTCGTGGGAGCAATGGCCAGAAACTGTATGACCAGCCAGCAATACGTGATCAGTGGAAAGAATATACAGAGGAGTTATATGAAGGTGAACAACAGATCCATCTGATAGAGAAGGATGAGACACTGGAGCTGGAGCCAAATATTTTGAAGAAAGAAGTAATGTGGGCAATGAAGCAATTAGCCAACCGAAATCCCCCGGGAATTGATGGTATACCAACTGAACTGCTCAAGCCCATACCAGTTGCAGCATTAACAACATTATGCCAATGTATATGGAACACATGTGAGCGGCCAAAAGAATGGAAAAGATCAGTTTTCATCTCAACTCCAAAGAAGGGAGAAACAAAGGACTGCACAAATTACCACACCATAGCTCTGATACCACATGCATGCAGGAAGATCATTCAACAGCGCTTGAGTATAACCATCGACAGGGAGTTGTCAGATGTGAAAGCTGGCTTCAGGAAAGGCAGAAGCAGTCATGATCATATTGCCAACCTTCGATGGATTATGGAAAAAGCAAGGGAGTACCAGAAAAATCTCTATATGTGTTTTATCGATTATTCAAAGGCATTTGATGTGCTTGAGCACAACAAGCTCTGGATCTGCCTGAAGGAGATGGGCACACCACCACACCTGATTGAACTCATAAGATCACTCTATCAAGATCAAGAAGTTACAGTCTAA